The genome window AGAGCATAAATATGTTCTGGCTATAGCTTAAATTGTCTCGTGCGCTCGTAGCAGCTGTCTGCAGAAGGAAAAAATAGTTTAAAAATAATGTGTGGAAAATATGCGTCTTCATTCGTTGATGTTTGTGTTCAAGCAAATACGATGCTGCAACATTTAAAGGGAGTCTCTGCTTTCCCTCATCAGATTCAAAATCACAATCAGCTACTTGATCTTGTATTAATTAGCGTACGGTTAATTGTGTGATGTATACAAGTTAATTAAGATGGTTATCAGGTTTTCGTACGTACGTAGTTCTAGCTGTATACAATTTAACTCTGCTTGTTTTAAGGAATCTAATATTTCATATCTAATTATCTGTGGTGTAGCTCAAGTGCTACCGTTTCTGCTTCACAGTTCATTACCTCAGTAACAACTGATATTACCTTATCATTCACCATCTACAGTGGGCTGTAATGTATCTGTATACAACGGGTCTCAGCTGATCTGTGGTGTAGAAATATTGGGCTGTGGTTTGATGAGCATTTAGATAAGAGTCCAAAACACTGTTGCTATGTACCTTGCAAAAATGTCCGACTCTTTCATGAAGAGTGAACAATTCAGTCATCGTCTAATAAAGTTTGCAATACAACCACATTATATATCTTTGTCTCGACAGGATGACCTGCTAAGTGTGGATTCTGATTTGATCAGATGTTTGTCCCAGCCAACTGCAATTTCCTTATTTCTTTAAAGTGTCTGGACATTAATTTAATTGACTTAATTAGTCTGTTTTTTAGAGACTGAGAGAATCTTTCGATGACAATGTTATAGAGAAATGTTGGGTGgaattaattattattcttaGCGCATTATTAGAACATGCACCTGTACCTGTTTAGCTACGTACGTAGTAGACTTAGttatacgtatatacgtaACTCTATCTTTTTGTTTTGGATAATCGGTTCAACGACCTAGGTCATGTAACATTAACCACATATCGATAATCACTTGGCAGCAAGTTGCGAATGGCATTCATCAATACAAGTAGGCCTGGCCTTTGTCGTGTCCATCCAATACTGTATAAACTTTCAGCGGTCTCCTATTGGACTGTGATGTGTCATAGAGAGCGTATCAATTTTCTCAGCTGTAGGTAATCGATGGATTTTTATACCTGTTAAAcaagtgtgggtgtgtgtttgtgtgtggtgatggAGCTGTGTGAGTGAATGTGATACGGCTCACTCACGCACCATGTTGGCGGCATAAGTGCCCTGAGGAATGTACGAGAACGAGGTAAACACTCGTCGACACGTACTCCCTCACATCTCCCGGCAGTCATGTGACTTGACTACCGCACGTACAAGTGGCATTTTCTCCTCTAAATTTGTGTATATCGAATGTACGATATTATTAACTTTCAGagtgttactataattataggtcttAATTTATCACACACTAGAGAAAAGATACATAGCCTCAATTAATCACAATTATAATGTTTATGGCTTTTAACCTCACTCGCGAAAAATGTAGCTGCCACTGTGCTGCATGTAGAAGCTCCACCCACCCATCACTTCACAGAGAAGCCTTGTCGCTTGACCACAGTCTCTGGTGTAGGACTTCTCGGCTGACCACAGAACTGCCCTCACTCCTATACACTAGCTCCTCACTCTGGCTTCACCCACTCCTACTGCCGGCCTGACCAGCACTGTGTTTGGTATCCGTTTGATCTTCGCCTGCAACCTTGCCTGGGGCATTTTACAAAGGGGACTAATTACACGTTCTCACACTCCTACTGTTGAGTCCTGCTGCTTTGTTTGAAATTcaaatttttatttttaatACTGAATATTTTCTGGTTTTGCATGTTTGTGTGGAATGTAGGTTGCTCACTGAAGCATAGATCCTCCTGTACCTGAGTGCATTTTTGTGTGCACTTGCTAATGTCCCAAAGGACCTTGTACCTAATAATGTCTGATTTGTCTCGCCTATAACCATTTGAAGCATTTTAGGGAGAGCTTTTTCAAATACCGTTTCTGCTTGAGCTCAATTGCAGCTTTGTTGAATCTGAATTTGGAGGTTTCTTTAGTATATGGCTGTACAGTTTAATGACGTTGTTGGAAGGACTCACTCAAGGGTCACTTGGCCTTAGCTACCTCTGGTACTTTCACTGTAACTCTTATTTCCTTGCCCTTAACCTTTTTTCGAGAATTAGTTGATTTCTCATAAACAGTCCTCACAGTATGTATGGGTGCTTTCCAGGAGTAAACTAATCAATACTCCTTGTGCTTCCCATTAAGTGGTTAGCTCTTACAAGTGCTTGAGGTGAAATTGTGTAGCATAAGTATATGCACATGTGCCATCACTTGTGTGTTATAGTGTGTACTAATTAACTGCATGTAATTAACTGTGGGTAAATTATCCTTAATTGTCATTGTATGTACACTTACACTAAGTAGGCTAATGGTGTTCTTTTCTCTCTTCAGAATAATGCTGATGAAGCAAAGGACTAACTCATCACCATGGAAACTGTTAGTCAACTAGTAGCTATACATATATTTTTTTGAAGATTACATGAACTGAATTTGATTGAGTTACTTTATTTGAATTGTGCTGTAACAGTTATTGTTTACAATGAAAAAGTTcgagcccgagggatgagggacactataaccatagataccgaatggcCACGTACTAACTAttacttaataataatatgttcTTGGTTGTTACtcaacgtacatgcatgtacatgtatgtgctgaaggctatttataattatgttgcatgCTAAATTGCTCGCTCAGAATGCAATGTCGACACACATTGTCGTTCTAGTGCCCTCTTTCTTCCTACCATGTTTGCATACTTTCATAGGCAGCTAGCTAACACAATCATCATGAAGCCTTCATAGTCAGGCACTCACTGAATCTACTCCTGCCTCGCTTCTCATAAGAGCAGTATGAGAGGACATGTCGTACACTAGACATCTGTTCATAGTACGTAGTACGAGCTGATTCTTCACCACTAAATATTATGCATTATTGCTATCATTCTAAAATAATTGTGAATTAACGAAATGCTAAATAAGGAGTTAACAAAATATTAAACAATTAATACGGTCATCTCGACTAATTTTTCACTATAATCTGTGTGTCTCTAGTCTATCAAGTTACGGTGCCTCAGGTGTCCGGAATAGAGATGTGTCAAATGTAAGCACAATGAGCATTGAAAGCCAATGACAAGTACTAAAACGATTTTTCCAAGAAAATCTCGGTATTGAAAGAGGGCCTATGTTGGATGTGGGTACACACCGTAGTGTTGTTTTGGTGTAGCTGTGATGGAGAAGGGTATTCAGTAACCAGAGCACTGTGAAGTTAGTTGCGTGAATGTTtcagtgatataattatatagaagagTGAGCGTTCTCAGTCTTTTTTTTATCGGGAAGTGCCATGGTCCGATTCCCACTTTCCAATATTGTTCCAGCTAGGTTCTTCATTTCATTGCCTTTCTAGGATCTTGTTGACCTATATAGCTGATTTCATATTCATTGAGCAATAAACACATAGTATTGAACAAAAGATATCCACTGTTTAATCTAGTGGGGAATGCACAGTAAACTGTAACTGTGAATAGCTGTAGGTCCAATGAATGCTATTACTGGCAGACAGTTTGCTGTGCCTCTAAAGAATCGATTGACCTTTGGAGTAAATTGTTTGTTggctgtgcatgtatgtatgttggAGTCGTATAGCATGCGTTTGTTTTAACATTTTTATTTGGCTAATTACGGCCAATTAAAGTATCTTCCATAATAACTATTAATTATGTAAACACATGTTTCAGTATCCAAGTTAGTACTACTTTTATGTTGTTTTTATGTTGTTTTTTGCTTACAAACACGCCAGGAGTGTTCCTGACAACACATATGATTATTTAAAGAATGGACGTTGACCAGAAAAGGACCGAACGAGTTCCCTTTAGTGGCAGTGTTCACATCTTTAATCACTTAAAATGATTGATATTTGTCAGCTTCAAGAATTATCTCAGCCCATTATTCCCAGGCTCAAATTACACCAACACAAACAGTGCATAGCTTTGCTCGTTGTATTTTATGCTGTGCTGGAATGcacaataattgtttttgccCACAATGTGTCAATAGCGAAGCTCTCACCCTCCCCCACAGATCAAAGTGTGCTCAGTAATTAAGTGAATACTTGAGTAAAGCACCAAATTTGCCACATGAAAGCATTTGGCCTAGAGATCTCCGTCTCTTTGTGCAAGGTATTAAGTAAGGAAATCAGTTGCATCCATTTTTGTAGCATAAATAGTAagtgttataattaaattaatttaAGAACATTAGCTGATAAGTACTTGCATGCGGCCATGCCAATTTTACTATAGCTATTTTTGTGCAGTATGATTTTGTGCTTATAAGAAAAGTTTCCATGCTGGGGGGTAAGTGCTGCATGTTAATAGCTTCAATGATTGTTTATGGTCTCCTATGAATGCAATTATCTTAATAACATTACTTTGCCCTGAACATGAATACACTGCATTATTCACACATGGTGCATTTCTCTTGGAATGATTCTGCTCAGTTGCATGTATTAATCAGTGGCCACTTTTGCAAACACGCCTCTCTTCTGATCACCTGCACTACTGTCATGCAAAGATACTGATGCGAGGTGCGATTCATTGCACTGCTTTAGTCCAAAACCGCTAACAACGGTTGCAGTCTCTCCTATACCACTATATACTAAAGTGACGATTGCCATCAAATCAGCAGTGCAGTGGAGATAAAAATCTTCACTTAAATTCTTTTGCTCTCTAGATACGTTTTGAGCATGGGATTAAAGTAAGTTCCAAGTAATGCGTTTCTTTAATTTTTATTGATCTCCTTGATCCTTCACCATTTGCAGTTACACTATAATTAGATCTACTTgaacacagtgtgtgtgtgtgtgtaggagttGCATGTACTCAGGTTTCAAACAGCTATGATTACTGGCTTGATAGCAAATCAAATGTAAGTAACACCAATGATACTTAATGATCATGCACAAGAATTCTAGTGGTAGAAAAGTCTTCCTGTCGGCAGTAGTGGCAGTAGATACCACAACAAGGTGTACGTGCAGCACTAAGTGGGTGAATATACCACAACGCTTGTAGAATCCGGACAACTGCTCAGTAGCTGCATCCCACACACTAAGAAATGCACatatagctgtatataaaAGTAGCTATTTGTCAATGTTAGCTTAGAAAAGTTAGCTTACTTCTTTCACTGTTCACAATGCAGTGTTTGTCTTTTGCTAGGAACATAATGAACGGATACCAGCTATCAGCAGCCATGATTCCCTACAGTGCCTATGGACTCTCTCAAGAACAAGTTGCTTGTGTCTGTGATGTACTGCAGCAAAGCGGCAATATTGAAAGACTAGCAAGGTTCCTTTGGAGCTTGCCAGCCTGCGAGCAGATCCAGAAGAATGAGAGCGTTTTAAAAGCAAAAGCACTCATTGCTTTCCACCAAGGTAGCTTCCAAGAGTTGTACAGAATAATCGAAAGCAACTCTTTCTTGCCCGAATCTCATCCTCGAATGCAACAGCTCTGGCTGCAAGCTCACTACATAGAGGCTGAACGCCTACGTGGAAAGCCACTAGGTGCTGTTGGCAAGTACAGAATCAGGAGAAAGTTTCCTCTGCCTAGGACAATCTGGGATGGAGAAGAGACCAGCTACTGCTTCAAAGAGAAGTCAAGAGTGATCCTGAGGAACTGGTACACCTCCAATCCCTACCCAAGCCCAAGAGAGAAGCGTCAACTTGCAGAGCAGACAGGTCTAACTACCACCCAGGTCAGCAACTGGTTCAAGAACAGGAGACAGAGAGACAGAGCCTCCGAGACCAAACCGTAAGTAATGAGCTTAGACATGTTCTATATAGTTGCTAGTTTTCACTTCAGACATAAGCCGTTGCATTGTATGTGGCTGCTGgtatattattgttaatttaCAGCATGCAAAGGTTGTGGTCAAAAGTAATATTTAATTGATGAGAGGTGATGGCTGGTTTACCACAATAACACTGAATAGATGGTGGTCTGCATGTGAACCCATACAGACCATGAAGGCTTCTTGGTCTAACAAACCGTCATAAACCAGCTACTTCTAGATCTATATGCCTGTGATTTAATCCTAAAATCGATCAGCTGAGATATTAGATATACTAGCTACCTGCAGGTATTTAGTAGTATCACTTACAAAGTTGACAGCCTAATCAATTGGATTTAATATCGAATGAAACTTGACCCAAGCGGCATCATTTGTTTTGTAAGGTGAAACCAAGCTCAAATGTCTGCTAAAGTTATCCTTGACAGTATTCACTCTTACAGGCCATGTGCATAGAGATACCTTCTACGGCATGATGAATAGCCTCATGCTGCTAATTTAATTTTGAGGTATGATGTGTTACGCATACAAAGCCCATACGCATGCATGTCTTTGTGAATACTTGCAGCATGTTGCTATCTCTAGGGTAGCTGTGAAGCAGATGTTTATGGAACGCACCATGACTTTTAATGGCCTATTGCATGGTTGAGTTAGTTTCTCAAAGCCTGGTAGTATGTTGTTTGTCACCAATGTTCTTTTATAGTGAGTATAGAACTTAACAGTATGTGATTTTCCAACGTCAAAAATAAACATCACAGCCTTTGTCTCATAATAATGTGGTAATGACCCGTTGTGCTAGAATTAATTGCTGCAATCTGTCCAAGCAACAACTCTGACATCATGTCAAAACACAACACTTAAAAAGTCTCTAACAACTCTTATTGTAATACCATGATTGAAATGCAATTGCTAGCCTTGATGCCCACTTTAATTCTAGGTATGCACACTTTAAAATGGTGATGGTGTAGCTGACAATGCAATTTTTGCTTGGAGATAGCGGAACTTGTCTCAATTTGTAGTCTGTTAGTCTATAGTATAATGGCGTCCAAACTTTCCGTGGAATTACTTCAGATAATTGTGTGTCTAAGTGTGTCTGGAATGCCTTATCATAATGCCGTGTGTCATCCTCCACTTTGTTCAACCACATGTTTCCTCAACCCCTACACTAAGCCTCTCCCACACGAGCAGGTGCCCACTAATGCATACTGTGTCAATAATCGCTTGATATCACTGTTTTGATGAGACCAAAACCCAATTGAATTCTTTGTGGCTGTTATGTTACGGTTATTCGGTCATGAGTGCAATTGATAATTTGTACGGCTATACGTCGTAAATGTTCAATGCTATGTGTGTTTGCTTGTGTAGTGTGTATGTGATTGTAGGGTATTCCATCCTCCACACTATACTCACACTCCCTTTCTTTACCCCCACACACTTACAGAGGTCAAGGAAGTCCTAATCCTCACTCTCTAAAGGACAACGTGAAAAGGGAAGATCTGAGCCCTTCAATAGATGGTGACCTTCTCTCACCTAAAGAAGCACTATTGGCTGCCTCTGACCTCGACCCTTCAACACTCCCTGAAGACTCTACTGATTCATTATCAAGCCTTCCTAACTCACCTGGCACAGAGGGCTCGATTAGAGACTCTGAAGAATTCACAAAACTGTCTGTGTACTCTCCCACACAAGATTCCCGTCAATTTTCAATCCCTGAAGATATCGCTACTGAAGCTCAGACAGACACTTCTCTACCGAACGTACCAGACAGCAAACACTTCGGCAGCTTGAGTGAATCAGAGTACTCAGCCTCTTCCTCCACAGAGGCCAGCTATTACGCGGCCAATCCACCCTCAACTCGTGGCTATGCCTACTCCCAATCATCCATGTCTCCTAACTCTCTCATCAGCCCAGCCACTGCCTATCCTGGATTCAATCCGACTTTCTCCGGCTCTGATGGTGGAGCGATGATGATGAGTACTGGCATGTACAA of Halichondria panicea chromosome 9, odHalPani1.1, whole genome shotgun sequence contains these proteins:
- the LOC135341624 gene encoding homeobox protein six1-like isoform X1, which translates into the protein MQCLSFARNIMNGYQLSAAMIPYSAYGLSQEQVACVCDVLQQSGNIERLARFLWSLPACEQIQKNESVLKAKALIAFHQGSFQELYRIIESNSFLPESHPRMQQLWLQAHYIEAERLRGKPLGAVGKYRIRRKFPLPRTIWDGEETSYCFKEKSRVILRNWYTSNPYPSPREKRQLAEQTGLTTTQVSNWFKNRRQRDRASETKPGQGSPNPHSLKDNVKREDLSPSIDGDLLSPKEALLAASDLDPSTLPEDSTDSLSSLPNSPGTEGSIRDSEEFTKLSVYSPTQDSRQFSIPEDIATEAQTDTSLPNVPDSKHFGSLSESEYSASSSTEASYYAANPPSTRGYAYSQSSMSPNSLISPATAYPGFNPTFSGSDGGAMMMSTGMYNPACMSPTAAYMSPYGTSSKQYAWPSTPNGVNYGAAFGAHDLMSSGYAAASYQPNYSQMTRSNYPTAAYFPSTQMPATTSPTC
- the LOC135341624 gene encoding homeobox protein six1-like isoform X2; the protein is MGLKNIMNGYQLSAAMIPYSAYGLSQEQVACVCDVLQQSGNIERLARFLWSLPACEQIQKNESVLKAKALIAFHQGSFQELYRIIESNSFLPESHPRMQQLWLQAHYIEAERLRGKPLGAVGKYRIRRKFPLPRTIWDGEETSYCFKEKSRVILRNWYTSNPYPSPREKRQLAEQTGLTTTQVSNWFKNRRQRDRASETKPGQGSPNPHSLKDNVKREDLSPSIDGDLLSPKEALLAASDLDPSTLPEDSTDSLSSLPNSPGTEGSIRDSEEFTKLSVYSPTQDSRQFSIPEDIATEAQTDTSLPNVPDSKHFGSLSESEYSASSSTEASYYAANPPSTRGYAYSQSSMSPNSLISPATAYPGFNPTFSGSDGGAMMMSTGMYNPACMSPTAAYMSPYGTSSKQYAWPSTPNGVNYGAAFGAHDLMSSGYAAASYQPNYSQMTRSNYPTAAYFPSTQMPATTSPTC